The Pseudomonas sp. FP2309 genome has a window encoding:
- a CDS encoding membrane-targeted effector domain-containing toxin yields MPLTPLDHPPSFEEIRSDLGQISDYLLQDHPIAAQNRPDELMTLERLNQTLKTSNQALLQSARLLYQSVENADLANEPGRTLLNGLKAELVTQLNELDQRHQIEGKSRKSYLTFEAGITALEQETKLRIKDRLLHRQWIDVLETVTLGPDARPGLYALRFTYQDSPVEVAGAFVLTEQATLVVDALNSEANVGPVLLFLPSRGLEAFDSLLQLDTWLQQLLSHVDRRQAFIDCLPQRYQDLSAAGIWPLALENISSEPLFEHLYNARVHKRTQDIEWALSLIDNPEHSGQRLYHQLDWAIGAALPTYDQRLELRAQALLERSLRYSAPGWYRSATATQQALLAEHIQQYNQARQALTAFFGPAASPHALARYQLTEQLDVDLDIQDLNPDQLQVSTQRRVPGVGDYNHQNSLTELALRGLHSDDEQPGSDFLQSTTLRYAGKPLPEDYAELTPSYLVQLLDTVQPRLAFAQVQRSIHTKPGLKHAIRHLLDQRINCLAYAALLRNHISAADYQLIQHLREGRDPQLSASTLSLHDAQLQDLWVLRQVDAHGTPIRVLLCTPSAPRAEQFMAFDSETACQTHVLGWSRDNGSHPDRQTMTDYLLERVALRFRAAMARTLMGLSFKPHEREYQEVKFDSPCTHADCLGSMAEHFLATQVDDQRSTTPSWFTSTHAANRRKLLSLADDAEGALRTYKADPQSEHSFPSFETYLHQQAKTALNGLLARPQNDVDPDKVWAYYPRHALTSTPAAVNYTTLYRDGYDDSIGFLNEAFAQSATFKGPEGLDLSRLTAQKVAASVRGAWIGQRYINAVRSTLQNSNSPGYAKRRAATLAITQLQMRSAALECQLKGHISSIDLAWLETSIQSMGDTSVAVRGQYPIHRLTIDGDWINDTFLFSHGDDPVLLYTPNAPDHIAFREARLFNHTLKKVDGMVGYLTERAPLPSRARVGQFLKAAREQLPEHINRTTPSPPRYDSLARVSPLKDLRHELYNMKLQRKIDDVFAATPQRTQMIMGIVWTCVEWVSAIATAPFPVLSLGTGLLLAFKDAMLALQAYHQGHTDAAFQHLLGYLLNAGGALFTDLRPALGSLKSTGLRARPSLHGTSDGQAITRTRALLTPMPSTENMQPVLLRGEWYWAPRVSDPLGRYLLFRLDAASGRLQSTARLVEKTTDGRWQRSGVVGGAPKYEKLPETADALKAYEVDAQHWRDVERLLKPDFRRSLLTDDPVLPRTYLIDRHREHMAPIHQAYLKQVETLSRDAEAFWSASIAAPRPSLPTLANDAAHAQIIESLFKHSDGLVIGEVSESIASKQFLIENIGELARHGVKRLYIEHLPNDVFRLKLHKLNTKGSSRHIEKHLGRVDRTFNLGEGASPSYLSLMKAARRHGIELKGLDAATSYDMSHAFHIIEDAQSPPRANGLRNFYSHKALNADLADQPGTRWVALVEHSRVRTAEHIPGLADLNGAFGLRIDDVNTDSAVGLWRDPVDFRLSLKTNYQAPTLTPAAALPAPLVPNVAALPEPTHFNTFDVAPAFREHLRELQMTHRGLDTSYAPALPELQETFSAFAQARRRLHTAAEAYFSNYTPPARAPLPDAALLRTERDFIQAAYTYAPGLVIGEAHAAESAKKFLIEHMADLKKQGVRTLYVEHLQTDLHQLELNLFNQTAKLPDTLKAFLQRQDVGHMRFYDGKTAHYQGPYTYTNVLQAANKHGIRVRALDCAASYNLKGLRGTSQALPDPDALRNAMFSYFASHAIQADQAAQGAHKWVAFMGSAHTDTYAGIPGLGPMHGVISVHIRDSATGLAKGFEPGTWQVFSETKWRALRSDFILNVGFERITPPEPFVPLERSRLKNVGHFLIERPTPEHTNLLHKSNSGQVVSTPIQTDATGHFFIDRWDALKDQRFLSQDSLIRALREVIQLTPAP; encoded by the coding sequence ATGCCCCTCACCCCACTGGATCACCCTCCCTCGTTCGAGGAAATACGCAGCGACCTCGGGCAGATCAGCGATTACCTGCTGCAAGACCACCCGATCGCCGCGCAGAACAGGCCCGACGAACTCATGACGTTGGAGCGCCTGAACCAGACCCTCAAGACGAGCAATCAAGCCCTGTTGCAGAGCGCTCGCCTGCTGTATCAGTCCGTCGAAAACGCCGACCTGGCGAACGAACCTGGCCGAACGCTGCTCAACGGGTTGAAAGCCGAGCTGGTGACACAGCTCAATGAACTCGATCAGCGCCATCAGATCGAGGGCAAAAGTCGCAAGTCCTACCTGACGTTCGAAGCCGGCATCACGGCTCTGGAGCAAGAAACCAAGCTGCGCATCAAGGATCGACTGCTGCATCGGCAGTGGATCGACGTACTTGAAACAGTCACCCTCGGCCCCGACGCGCGCCCCGGGCTGTATGCATTGAGGTTCACTTATCAGGATTCGCCCGTGGAAGTCGCCGGGGCCTTTGTACTCACCGAGCAGGCCACACTGGTGGTCGATGCACTGAACAGCGAAGCGAATGTTGGCCCCGTGCTGCTGTTTTTACCCTCACGCGGTCTGGAGGCCTTTGATTCACTACTCCAGCTCGACACGTGGCTGCAACAATTGCTGTCCCACGTCGACCGGCGGCAGGCATTTATCGACTGCCTGCCGCAGCGCTATCAGGACCTGAGCGCCGCCGGCATCTGGCCCTTGGCGCTGGAAAACATCAGCAGCGAGCCGCTGTTTGAACACCTCTACAACGCTCGCGTGCATAAACGCACACAGGACATCGAATGGGCGCTAAGCCTGATCGACAACCCCGAACACAGTGGCCAGCGCCTCTATCACCAACTGGACTGGGCGATTGGCGCGGCACTGCCCACCTACGATCAGCGCCTCGAACTGCGTGCCCAAGCCTTACTGGAACGGAGCCTGCGCTACAGCGCTCCAGGCTGGTATCGCAGCGCCACGGCCACCCAGCAAGCGCTGCTGGCCGAACACATCCAGCAGTACAATCAGGCACGCCAGGCGCTGACCGCGTTTTTTGGCCCCGCTGCCTCCCCCCATGCACTGGCCCGCTATCAATTGACCGAACAACTGGACGTCGATCTGGACATTCAGGACCTCAATCCCGATCAACTGCAGGTCAGCACCCAACGCCGCGTACCAGGGGTCGGTGACTACAACCACCAGAATTCCCTGACCGAACTGGCCCTGCGCGGCCTGCACAGCGACGACGAGCAACCGGGTTCGGACTTTCTACAAAGCACCACCCTGCGCTATGCAGGCAAGCCACTGCCTGAAGATTACGCAGAGCTGACCCCCAGCTATCTCGTGCAATTGCTCGACACCGTGCAACCGCGCCTGGCTTTCGCGCAGGTACAACGGAGCATCCACACAAAACCGGGACTCAAACACGCCATCCGGCACTTGCTCGATCAGCGCATCAATTGCCTGGCCTATGCCGCCCTGCTGCGAAACCACATCAGCGCAGCGGACTATCAGTTGATCCAGCACCTGCGCGAAGGCCGCGATCCGCAACTGAGCGCATCGACCCTGTCACTGCACGACGCCCAACTGCAGGACCTGTGGGTGCTGCGCCAAGTGGACGCCCATGGCACGCCGATCCGCGTGCTGTTGTGCACGCCGTCAGCCCCCAGGGCTGAGCAATTCATGGCGTTCGACAGTGAAACAGCGTGCCAGACCCACGTGCTGGGCTGGAGCCGGGATAACGGCTCACACCCCGACAGGCAAACCATGACCGATTACCTGCTGGAGCGCGTGGCCCTGCGGTTTCGCGCGGCCATGGCACGCACCCTGATGGGCCTGAGTTTCAAACCCCACGAACGGGAATACCAGGAAGTCAAATTCGACAGTCCCTGCACGCACGCCGACTGCCTTGGCAGCATGGCCGAACATTTCCTCGCCACCCAGGTGGATGACCAGCGCTCCACGACACCCTCCTGGTTTACCTCAACCCACGCCGCCAATCGCCGCAAGCTACTGTCGCTGGCCGATGACGCCGAAGGCGCCCTGCGCACTTACAAGGCCGACCCGCAATCGGAGCACAGTTTCCCAAGCTTCGAGACCTACCTGCATCAACAGGCGAAAACCGCGCTCAATGGGTTGCTCGCCCGGCCACAAAACGACGTGGACCCCGATAAGGTGTGGGCCTACTACCCAAGGCACGCCCTGACGTCGACCCCGGCAGCAGTCAACTACACCACGCTGTACCGCGACGGCTATGACGACAGCATCGGTTTTCTGAACGAGGCATTTGCGCAGTCCGCCACGTTCAAAGGGCCCGAAGGCCTCGACCTCAGCCGGTTGACCGCGCAAAAGGTCGCCGCCTCGGTGCGCGGCGCCTGGATCGGCCAACGCTATATCAACGCAGTGCGCAGCACCCTGCAAAACAGCAACAGCCCAGGCTATGCCAAACGCCGCGCTGCAACCCTGGCAATCACGCAATTGCAGATGCGCAGTGCCGCGCTGGAATGCCAACTCAAAGGCCATATCAGCAGCATCGATCTGGCTTGGCTTGAAACCAGCATCCAAAGCATGGGCGACACATCCGTCGCCGTTCGCGGCCAATACCCGATCCATCGCCTGACGATAGACGGCGACTGGATCAACGATACCTTCCTGTTCAGCCACGGCGACGATCCGGTGTTGCTCTACACCCCTAACGCACCCGATCACATCGCCTTTCGCGAAGCGCGGCTGTTCAACCACACGCTGAAAAAAGTCGATGGCATGGTGGGCTACTTGACCGAACGCGCGCCCCTCCCATCCCGGGCACGCGTAGGTCAGTTCCTGAAAGCGGCGCGTGAGCAACTGCCCGAGCACATCAATCGAACGACACCCAGCCCACCGCGCTACGACAGCCTTGCCCGCGTCAGCCCGCTCAAGGACTTACGGCACGAGCTGTACAACATGAAGCTGCAACGCAAGATAGATGATGTCTTCGCCGCAACCCCCCAGCGTACCCAGATGATCATGGGCATTGTGTGGACGTGTGTGGAATGGGTCTCCGCCATCGCGACCGCGCCCTTCCCCGTCCTGAGCCTGGGCACTGGCCTGCTGCTGGCCTTCAAGGACGCCATGTTGGCCCTGCAGGCTTACCATCAGGGCCACACCGATGCCGCCTTCCAGCACTTGCTCGGCTACCTGCTCAATGCCGGTGGCGCATTATTTACCGACCTTCGCCCTGCATTGGGCTCACTCAAGTCGACCGGCCTGCGCGCACGCCCAAGCCTGCACGGCACGAGCGATGGCCAGGCCATCACGCGAACCCGCGCCCTGTTAACACCCATGCCGTCGACGGAAAACATGCAGCCCGTGTTATTGCGCGGCGAGTGGTACTGGGCGCCCAGGGTGTCTGACCCATTGGGACGTTACCTGCTGTTTCGTCTTGACGCTGCCAGTGGACGGCTGCAATCAACAGCGCGCCTGGTGGAAAAGACCACAGACGGTCGCTGGCAGCGTTCGGGGGTGGTCGGGGGGGCGCCTAAATATGAAAAACTGCCGGAAACCGCCGACGCGCTCAAGGCGTATGAAGTCGACGCGCAACACTGGCGCGATGTCGAGCGCCTGCTCAAGCCCGACTTCAGGCGGTCGCTGCTCACGGATGACCCGGTGCTGCCGCGCACCTATCTCATCGATAGACACCGTGAGCACATGGCGCCGATTCACCAGGCGTACCTCAAGCAGGTAGAGACGTTGAGCCGAGATGCCGAGGCGTTCTGGTCCGCCTCAATAGCGGCGCCTCGCCCGTCACTGCCGACGCTGGCCAACGATGCCGCGCATGCACAGATCATCGAGTCGCTGTTCAAACACAGTGACGGACTGGTGATCGGTGAGGTGAGCGAGTCGATCGCCAGCAAGCAATTTTTGATCGAGAACATCGGTGAACTGGCCAGGCACGGCGTCAAGCGCCTGTACATCGAGCATCTGCCTAACGACGTGTTCCGACTGAAGCTGCACAAACTCAATACCAAGGGTTCATCCCGGCATATCGAAAAACACCTGGGCCGCGTCGACCGCACCTTCAACCTCGGCGAAGGTGCCTCCCCGTCCTACCTGAGCCTGATGAAAGCGGCACGCAGGCACGGCATCGAACTCAAAGGCCTCGATGCGGCGACGTCCTATGACATGAGCCATGCTTTCCACATTATCGAAGACGCCCAGTCGCCGCCGCGGGCCAACGGGTTGCGCAATTTCTACTCGCACAAAGCGCTCAACGCCGACCTGGCCGACCAGCCGGGAACGCGTTGGGTGGCGCTGGTTGAACACAGCCGGGTGCGGACAGCCGAGCACATACCTGGGCTGGCCGATTTGAACGGCGCATTCGGCCTGCGCATCGACGACGTCAACACCGATTCAGCAGTGGGCCTCTGGCGCGACCCAGTGGATTTCAGGCTCAGCCTGAAAACGAACTACCAAGCGCCGACGCTCACACCTGCTGCTGCGCTACCTGCACCGCTCGTACCCAACGTCGCGGCATTGCCCGAGCCCACCCACTTCAACACATTCGATGTAGCGCCGGCGTTCAGGGAGCACTTGCGCGAGCTGCAGATGACGCACAGGGGCCTGGACACCAGTTACGCACCGGCACTGCCGGAACTGCAGGAGACCTTCAGCGCCTTTGCCCAAGCGCGGCGCCGCCTGCACACGGCCGCCGAAGCGTATTTCAGTAACTACACGCCTCCCGCCAGAGCGCCGCTGCCGGATGCGGCCCTGCTGCGCACCGAACGGGATTTTATCCAGGCCGCCTACACCTATGCCCCAGGCCTGGTGATCGGCGAAGCCCATGCCGCGGAGTCGGCCAAGAAGTTTCTGATCGAGCACATGGCGGATTTGAAGAAACAGGGCGTACGCACGCTATACGTCGAGCATTTGCAAACGGACCTGCACCAACTCGAACTCAACCTCTTCAACCAGACCGCAAAACTGCCCGACACCCTCAAAGCCTTTCTGCAACGCCAGGATGTCGGGCACATGCGTTTTTACGATGGCAAGACCGCCCACTACCAGGGGCCCTACACCTACACCAATGTCCTGCAAGCGGCCAACAAACACGGGATCCGCGTCCGCGCCCTCGATTGCGCGGCCAGCTATAACCTCAAAGGGCTCAGAGGGACGTCGCAAGCACTTCCGGACCCGGACGCCTTGCGCAACGCCATGTTCAGTTACTTCGCCTCCCACGCTATCCAGGCCGACCAGGCCGCACAGGGGGCGCACAAGTGGGTGGCGTTCATGGGCAGCGCCCATACGGACACCTACGCGGGCATCCCAGGGCTGGGGCCCATGCATGGCGTCATCAGCGTGCACATACGTGATAGCGCCACCGGCCTGGCAAAGGGCTTTGAGCCCGGCACCTGGCAAGTGTTCAGCGAAACCAAATGGCGAGCATTACGCAGCGACTTCATCCTGAACGTCGGGTTCGAACGCATAACGCCCCCGGAGCCGTTCGTTCCGCTAGAGCGCTCGCGCCTGAAGAATGTCGGGCATTTCCTGATTGAACGGCCCACGCCGGAGCACACCAACCTGCTGCATAAATCCAACAGCGGTCAGGTTGTTTCCACGCCGATCCAGACAGATGCCACGGGACACTTTTTCATCGACCGTTGGGACGCGCTTAAAGATCAGCGATTCCTGTCTCAAGACAGCCTGATCCGCGCGCTCAGAGAGGTCATACAGCTCACACCTGCGCCTTAG
- the cgtA gene encoding Obg family GTPase CgtA, which yields MKFVDEVSIRVKAGDGGNGCMSFRREKFIENGGPNGGDGGDGGSIYMMADENLNTLVDYRYTRHFDAERGSNGGSTDCTGKKGEDLVLRVPVGTTIIDSATQEVIGDLTKAGQKLMVVQGGWHGLGNTRFKSSTNRAPRQTTPGKPGEQRDLKLEMKVLADVGLLGLPNAGKSTFIRSVSAAKPKVADYPFTTLVPNLGVVSVDRWKSFVIADIPGLIEGASDGAGLGIRFLKHLSRTRLLLHLVDMAPLDETSAADAAEVIVSELTKFSPALAERDRWLVLNKCDQILEEEHEERVKEIVDRLEWTGPVYVISAIAKEGTERLTRDIMRYLEDRADRLAADPVYKAELAELDQQIEDEARAQLQALDDQRALRRSGVKSVHDIGDDDWDEEDVDDEDGPEIIYVRD from the coding sequence ATGAAGTTCGTTGATGAAGTTTCCATCCGAGTAAAAGCAGGCGACGGCGGTAACGGTTGCATGAGTTTCCGTCGCGAAAAATTCATCGAAAACGGTGGCCCCAACGGCGGTGACGGCGGTGACGGCGGTTCCATCTACATGATGGCCGACGAAAACCTCAACACCCTCGTCGATTACCGTTACACCCGGCACTTCGATGCCGAGCGCGGCTCCAACGGCGGCAGCACCGACTGCACCGGTAAAAAAGGCGAAGACCTGGTACTGCGCGTCCCGGTCGGCACCACGATCATCGACTCCGCAACCCAGGAAGTGATCGGCGACCTGACCAAGGCCGGCCAGAAACTGATGGTTGTGCAGGGCGGCTGGCACGGTCTGGGTAACACCCGATTCAAGTCCAGTACCAACCGTGCACCACGCCAGACAACGCCGGGCAAGCCAGGCGAGCAGCGCGACCTCAAGCTGGAAATGAAAGTACTGGCAGACGTTGGCCTGTTGGGCCTGCCGAACGCCGGCAAAAGTACCTTCATCCGCTCGGTCTCGGCCGCCAAGCCGAAGGTCGCCGATTACCCGTTCACCACCCTGGTGCCGAACCTGGGCGTGGTCAGCGTCGACCGCTGGAAAAGCTTTGTCATCGCCGACATTCCCGGCCTGATCGAAGGCGCGTCCGATGGCGCAGGCCTGGGGATTCGCTTCCTCAAGCACTTGTCGCGCACCCGTTTGCTGCTGCACCTCGTCGATATGGCACCACTGGATGAAACCAGTGCTGCGGATGCCGCCGAAGTGATCGTCAGCGAATTGACCAAGTTCAGCCCGGCCCTGGCCGAGCGTGATCGCTGGTTGGTGCTGAACAAGTGCGACCAGATCCTCGAGGAAGAGCACGAGGAGCGCGTCAAGGAAATCGTTGATCGCCTGGAGTGGACTGGCCCGGTGTACGTGATCTCGGCCATCGCCAAAGAAGGCACCGAGCGCCTGACCCGCGACATCATGCGTTACCTTGAAGACCGTGCCGACCGCCTGGCGGCCGACCCGGTGTACAAGGCCGAACTCGCCGAACTCGATCAGCAGATCGAAGACGAAGCCCGCGCCCAGTTGCAAGCCCTGGACGACCAGCGTGCCCTGCGCCGCAGCGGCGTGAAGTCGGTCCATGACATCGGTGATGACGATTGGGACGAAGAAGACGTGGATGATGAAGACGGTCCGGAAATCATTTACGTGCGCGACTGA
- the rpmA gene encoding 50S ribosomal protein L27, giving the protein MAHKKAGGSTRNGRDSEAKRLGVKMYGGQKIIPGNIIVRQRGTQFHAGYGVGMGKDHTLFAKIEGVIKFEVKGAFNRRYVSVVAA; this is encoded by the coding sequence ATGGCACACAAAAAAGCTGGTGGTAGTACCCGTAACGGTCGCGACTCAGAAGCCAAACGCCTTGGCGTTAAGATGTATGGCGGCCAGAAAATCATTCCGGGCAACATCATCGTGCGTCAGCGCGGCACCCAATTCCACGCCGGTTACGGTGTAGGCATGGGTAAAGATCACACCCTCTTCGCGAAAATCGAAGGCGTGATCAAGTTTGAAGTAAAAGGCGCGTTCAACCGCCGTTACGTGAGCGTTGTCGCAGCTTAA
- a CDS encoding polyprenyl synthetase family protein — MQPQAFYRAVADDFSAVDGIIKQQLTSKVPLVSKIGDYITSAGGKRLRPLLVLLCGKALGRQGDDLRLLAATIEFLHTATLLHDDVVDMSGMRRGRETANAMWGNAPSVLVGDFLYSRSFEMMVELGSMPVMKILSQATRIIAEGEVLQLSKVRDASTTEETYMEVIRGKTAMLFEASTHSAAALCGATAEQAEALRTFGDHLGVAFQLVDDLLDYRGDAETLGKNVGDDLAEGKPTLPLIYTMREGTPEQAALVRKAIQKGGIEDLESIRAAVEASGSLDYTAQLARDYVARAIQCLQALPASEYRDALVELSEFAVARTH; from the coding sequence ATGCAACCCCAAGCTTTCTACCGCGCGGTCGCGGACGATTTTAGCGCCGTCGACGGCATCATCAAGCAGCAGCTGACGTCTAAAGTGCCGCTGGTCTCCAAAATTGGCGACTACATTACGTCGGCGGGCGGTAAGCGCCTGCGTCCTTTATTAGTGTTGCTGTGTGGCAAGGCCCTGGGCCGCCAAGGCGATGACCTGCGCCTGCTGGCCGCCACCATCGAATTTCTGCACACCGCCACCCTGCTGCATGACGACGTGGTTGACATGTCCGGCATGCGCCGCGGCCGCGAAACCGCCAACGCCATGTGGGGCAATGCCCCCAGCGTCCTGGTCGGCGACTTCCTGTACTCGCGCTCGTTCGAAATGATGGTCGAGCTGGGCTCGATGCCGGTGATGAAGATTCTGTCCCAGGCCACGCGCATCATTGCCGAAGGCGAAGTATTGCAGTTGTCGAAAGTGCGCGACGCCAGCACCACCGAAGAAACCTACATGGAAGTGATTCGCGGCAAAACCGCGATGCTCTTCGAAGCCTCCACCCACAGCGCCGCCGCACTGTGCGGTGCCACCGCCGAACAGGCCGAAGCCCTGCGCACTTTCGGTGATCACCTGGGCGTGGCGTTCCAGCTGGTGGACGATCTGCTCGACTACCGTGGCGACGCCGAGACCCTGGGCAAGAACGTCGGTGATGACCTGGCCGAGGGCAAACCGACCCTGCCGCTGATCTACACCATGCGTGAAGGCACGCCGGAACAGGCAGCCCTGGTGCGCAAGGCGATCCAGAAAGGCGGCATCGAGGATCTCGAAAGCATCCGTGCTGCCGTTGAAGCCTCGGGTTCGCTGGACTACACCGCACAGCTGGCGCGTGACTACGTGGCCCGTGCGATCCAGTGTCTGCAAGCCCTGCCTGCCAGCGAATACCGGGACGCCCTGGTTGAACTGAGCGAATTCGCGGTTGCGCGCACGCACTGA
- a CDS encoding FKBP-type peptidyl-prolyl cis-trans isomerase, giving the protein MSEVNLSTDETRVSYGIGRQLGDQLRDNPPPGVSLDAILAGLTDAFAGQPSRVDQEQMAASFKVIREVMQAEAAAKAEAAAGAGLAFLAENAKREGITTLASGLQFEVLTAGDGAKPTREDQVRTHYHGTLIDGTVFDSSYERGQPAEFPVGGVIAGWTEALQLMNAGSKWRLYVPSELAYGAQGVGSIPPHSVLVFDVELLDVL; this is encoded by the coding sequence ATGTCCGAAGTTAATCTGTCCACCGACGAAACCCGCGTCAGCTACGGTATCGGCCGTCAGTTGGGCGACCAACTGCGTGACAACCCGCCACCTGGCGTGAGCCTGGACGCGATCCTGGCTGGCCTGACCGACGCGTTCGCCGGCCAGCCAAGCCGTGTCGACCAAGAGCAAATGGCTGCCAGCTTCAAAGTGATCCGCGAAGTGATGCAAGCCGAAGCTGCTGCCAAGGCTGAAGCCGCTGCCGGCGCGGGTCTGGCATTCCTGGCTGAAAACGCCAAGCGTGAGGGCATCACCACCCTGGCTTCCGGCCTGCAATTTGAAGTGCTGACCGCCGGTGACGGCGCCAAGCCGACCCGTGAAGACCAAGTGCGTACTCACTACCACGGCACGCTGATCGACGGCACTGTGTTCGACAGCTCCTACGAGCGTGGTCAGCCTGCAGAATTCCCGGTTGGCGGCGTGATCGCCGGCTGGACCGAAGCGCTGCAACTGATGAATGCCGGCAGCAAATGGCGCCTGTACGTGCCGAGCGAGCTGGCTTACGGCGCTCAAGGCGTGGGCAGCATCCCGCCGCACAGCGTTCTGGTGTTCGACGTCGAGTTGCTCGACGTTCTGTAA
- a CDS encoding zinc ribbon domain-containing protein YjdM, which yields MSTLPPCPKCNSEYTYEDGAQLICPECAHEWSANGEAEVAGDETVKKDSVGNVLQDGDTITVIKDLKVKGTSLVVKVGTKVKNIRLCDGDHDIDCKIDGIGPMKLKSEFVRKV from the coding sequence GTGAGCACGTTGCCTCCCTGCCCGAAATGCAACTCCGAATACACCTACGAAGACGGCGCCCAGCTGATCTGCCCGGAATGCGCCCATGAGTGGTCCGCCAATGGCGAGGCCGAAGTGGCGGGCGATGAAACCGTGAAGAAAGACTCTGTGGGCAACGTCCTGCAGGACGGCGATACCATCACCGTGATCAAGGACCTGAAGGTCAAGGGCACGTCGCTGGTCGTGAAAGTCGGCACCAAGGTCAAGAACATCCGCCTCTGCGACGGTGACCACGACATCGACTGCAAAATCGACGGTATCGGCCCGATGAAGCTCAAGTCTGAATTCGTGCGTAAAGTCTGA
- a CDS encoding glyoxalase superfamily protein produces MHLGKVIPILRIFDEVKALEFYVDFLGFKVDWQHRFETNYPLYLQVSLGECVLHLSEHHGDASPGSAVRIQAQGVDAYQQLLQDKDYRYAKPEVEATPWGSREMSVKDPFGNRVVFVEEGEG; encoded by the coding sequence ATGCACTTAGGAAAAGTCATCCCCATCCTGCGGATTTTCGATGAGGTCAAGGCGTTGGAGTTTTACGTCGACTTCCTCGGGTTCAAGGTCGATTGGCAACATCGTTTCGAGACCAATTACCCGCTGTATCTGCAAGTGTCTTTGGGCGAGTGTGTGCTGCATTTGTCCGAGCACCATGGCGATGCCTCGCCGGGTTCGGCGGTGCGGATCCAGGCGCAAGGGGTGGATGCTTACCAGCAGCTGTTGCAGGACAAGGACTACCGTTATGCCAAACCCGAAGTTGAGGCGACGCCCTGGGGCTCGCGGGAGATGAGCGTCAAGGACCCGTTTGGCAATCGCGTGGTGTTTGTCGAGGAAGGCGAGGGCTGA
- the rplU gene encoding 50S ribosomal protein L21 has protein sequence MSYAVIVTGGKQYKVAPGEYLKIEKLELATGDSVTFDRVLLVANGDDVNIGAPVVAGATVVAEVISQGRHDKVRIIKFRRRKHHMKRMGHRQWYTEIKITGIQA, from the coding sequence ATGTCGTACGCAGTAATTGTTACTGGTGGCAAGCAATACAAGGTCGCCCCAGGTGAATACCTGAAGATCGAAAAACTGGAACTCGCTACTGGCGACTCCGTTACTTTTGATCGCGTTCTGTTGGTCGCCAATGGCGATGACGTGAACATCGGCGCTCCAGTTGTTGCTGGCGCTACCGTTGTGGCTGAAGTGATCTCCCAAGGTCGTCACGATAAAGTCCGCATCATCAAGTTCCGTCGTCGTAAGCACCACATGAAGCGTATGGGCCACCGCCAGTGGTACACCGAGATCAAAATCACCGGTATTCAGGCTTAA